DNA from Actinoplanes sp. SE50/110:
GCCCGGCACGACCGGGCGCTGCGCTGCCCGCTCGGGCACAGCTTCGACATGGCCCGGCAGGGTTACGTGGATCTCTCCGCGGGCCGGCTGCCGCACACCGGCGACAGCGCCGAGATGATCGCCGACCGGGCCGGTTTCCTGGCCGCCGGTCACTACCGCTTCATCGCCGAGGCCCTGGCCGCCACCACCGCGGACCACCGGGACATTCACGATCAGGATCAGCTCGGCGTACGCCGTGAGCCGCTGATCCTCGACGCCGGCACCGGGACGGGCGACTACCTCGCCCACGTGCTGGACGCCTGCCCGACCACCCTCGGCGTCGGCCTGGACGTGTCCAAGCCGGCGCTGCGCCGGGCCGCCCGCGCCCACCCGCGCGCCGCCGCCGTCCTGGCCGACCTGTGGCGCCCGCTCCCGGTCGCGGACGCCGCCGCCACCGTGATCCTGAACGTCTTCGCCCCGCGCAACGGCTCCGAGTTCCACCGGGTGCTGCGCCCGGACGGCCGGCTGCTGGTGGTCACCCCGGCCGCCGACCACCTGCGCGAGCTGGTCGACGAGCACGGCCTGCTGCGGGTCGACCCGGACAAGGCGGCCCGGGTCAGCGGCAGCCTCGACGATCATTTCCGGCCGGTCGG
Protein-coding regions in this window:
- a CDS encoding putative RNA methyltransferase, producing MIDGALPYLTCPVCRGTLARHDRALRCPLGHSFDMARQGYVDLSAGRLPHTGDSAEMIADRAGFLAAGHYRFIAEALAATTADHRDIHDQDQLGVRREPLILDAGTGTGDYLAHVLDACPTTLGVGLDVSKPALRRAARAHPRAAAVLADLWRPLPVADAAATVILNVFAPRNGSEFHRVLRPDGRLLVVTPAADHLRELVDEHGLLRVDPDKAARVSGSLDDHFRPVGATTHRHTMRLDAAAARTLIGMTPSARHVPVESLPTRDVTVTAAVVLTTYTRKP